GAATTTATGTAAGGGCCTGTATGATTTACACCTCTATAGGTGAACTTTGACTAATGTAACCCAACTTTTTTAACCTTTAGTTATTCAATGAATAATCAAAACATTAGAGGTAAATCGGTCATTTGGCAAAACTGAAAAGATCCCATCAGATACACGGTGTGGAAAGGATCAAAGGAGTTGCTGCCTGAAAGGGATACGAGTTCATACACGGTGTGGATAGCGAGAGTCTGATGCTCAAGGCGCTCTGCATGTTTCTCACCCACCTGGACCTCTCCATTCACTACATCAGCGACATGACGATGCCTCCCATCTCAGGCCAGGATCTCCTTATCACCTCCACCATCCTAGTTGGGTTTATCATTATTTTGTATGTGTGACCTTTAAAATGCAATTAACCAGGTTGAAGGAAAACATCAAAGAAACAAGAACCAACATCGTGAATGAGAGAAAAAAGGATCTACACATTTCAGTGGTATTGGTTCCATTTTCTTCTAATTTAGACAATTTGAAAAGTGTCTTTCCACTTCACGGAAACCATTAAACAAACACAGGGTGGGAGAAAGCAAATGCCACATAGAAATACAGAACAAGTAAGAAACAAAAGATAACATGTAACCTACATCCCTTTCGATCCCAAATCGGTCCTCACTCTTTTCTGCTGCAACGAATCAAAGATTCTTTTTCATTTGCAACCAGTGCTGAGCTGAAACACAACTTCATTCTCTCAATTGAGGCTACTCCCATTTTTGCCCAGAAACAAGGACCTAAAGAATCTTTCCTTCCTCTGATCATCTGAGTCCAACATTGCATCTCAGTTCTTAGGTCCGCCATTCCTTTCAGCAATGATGGATAGGAGCCTTGAAATGCCTTGATTCCTAGACTTCAACTCAATGACCCCACGCATCTCTATTGTCACTAACCTTCATCCACTGCATCTCAGTTCTTAGGTCTGCCATTCCTTTCAGCAATGATTGATAGAGCCTTGAAAGGCCTTGATTCCTGGACTTCAACTCAATGACCCCACGCAACTCTATTGTCACTAACCTTCATCCACTGCATCAGCGACAAGACCATGGCCCATGTCCACTGGTCTGATTATTCGTCAACTTGGGGTTGAAGGAACTGTACCTCCCAACTTCAACCAGCTCAAAATTCTATACGATTTAAGACTTTAAAAGAACCAGTTCACTGGGGCTTTGCATTCCCTTGTCGTCAAGGACGATGACGTTGGTATGGCCTCAAACCATTCTTGTTGATCTTCTGCAGTCTCATCGCCATGGTTCGGGCCTCTGATGCCAGAGTTGCAGATCTCCATAACAGAGATCTGGCAAATTTGATTATTCTGGCTTACCCCTCTTTTAAGGTTAGGCTTTCATTAAAATCTAGGGCCAAATAAAAGAGGCTAAGATGCATTTAACACCTCTCGAGGTGTCAATGAGAAAAACCCTTTATGTAATTATCTTTTATAAGAATAGTAATATTTAATGAAGAACAgatatcttgaccatttctgtTTCATGATTCACTCATGAGGAGAAGGAATTGAAAAAGTCACTGCTCATTAAACTAGAGTAGGTGGATTGATTAGGAAGGAACTTCTGGGGTATTGTGTGATTGAAGCATATCATAAAACTAGAGGCAAATTTTATACACTGAAATAAGAAGGTAGATATGGATAGTAGCACAGTACGTAAGATAGAATAAAAATGAATACATTTGAGCAACATAAGAGTAGTAACAACAGCTGACACAAGCTCAGTGAGTTGTCTAAGACAGTTCAGATACATGCAACTAAGCCTTGGCCAGTTAGCTATTAAAATCCCATTTCACCATTAAAATCTACTTACAGTCATAATTGTTGTCAAATCTTCCTGCAACTAGGAAGTACAGCAAGAAAAATAACAACTATAATTAAGGTTTCCTATGTGTTGATTTGTAGCATCACCTCATCCATTGTCAATGACATGAGATGTTTATCTCTGTTGGATGAATAAAGAACAATGGAAAGAAGGTAAAAGGATTACTACAGCAGGAAAGGAAGCCAAAAGGATTATGATGAAAAGAAGCTGTTGAGATCAACTGGTTGTCCTAACTCGGTTAGGCTAGACTAAATCATTGTCCAACCATTCAAGCAACAATTGACAGAagacacacaagcatgcatgtACCATGCATCAGTTGAACATGGGTGCAGTTCATTTATAATTCATAATCTGAAGTAGATGGTGGAATTAAATGAAAGGAAACATCATGGTTCCATTAGTTCAGTATATACCAAATTGGTCATGTTAAGGAAAGCAAATTGGATCCAAGTAGATTCAAAAATCCAAGAGACATGGGCGAACTCGATTGGAGCAAAGACTGGGGTTCTGAAACAGCATTCTAGATGTGCCACATGTAAGGGTCCGGACAGTTTTGCCACAGTATGGAGGCACCTCGAGATATTTTAAACTACTTAAAACAGGCTAAATGCCAGCCTCCAGTTTTAACATTTTGATCCAAAGTAGGCCAACATCAGATAACTCTCTATCAAAGTTACTAGACCAGTATTCTCTAGAATGCTACCAAATAGAGCACATTGCTGCATGAGAAATCACAGCCTGGTCAGGATTCTAATTTTCCAGTCCTCCAGTGCTCTGTATCTGGTTTGTCAGTTATAGAACTTTTCCGCTCTTTGGTTAATAGCATCTACAAATTCCTTATCAAGTAACAAACAACAAcccccatcccaaaaaaaagggaaaaataaaggGTTGAGACTCAAGACTAGAAATCAATGATTAAGCAAGGGCTCACATGTATGTGAACTACTAGTTATGGTTATTGGGTCATAAAATGACCAACTTTCACGGGGTAAATCATTCTATGCATTTAGAACTAGGAAACCATTAAAGAATTTGAATGTCTTGCAAGTTGGGTAATCATTCCATTAAGAAATCAATGATTAAGCAAGGGCTTATTATGTATGTGAACTACTAGTTATGGTTATTGGGTCATATAATGACCAACTTTCAAAGGGTAAATCATTCTATGCATTTAGAACTAGGAAACCCTTAAAGAATTTGAATGTCTTGCAAGTTGGGTAATCATTCCATGTATTAAGAACAAGAAAACCATTAATGAATTTGAATGTATGGCAATTAGATTTATGCTTCAATataaaaaaatcatacacctGTACCAGTAATAGTTAGCCAATAACAAGTACCACGCCTAAcgtaaatgaataaaaaaataattcaactGAAGGGTCGAGACATTGTTGAGAGAGGAAATGCCAAAATTAATGGATCCCATTGAATGTGTGCTTAACCAGAAGTGGCCGCTCACTGCAAGGAGTGGTACCTTAAAACTTACAGGAGCAGTAGGATCATTCCAAATTTCCAATCAGCACTCATTCACCATACTTTGATAAACTAACACTAGAAGGACGAAAACAATCACAACAAAAAACCATACAGAACAGAGGGCCATGTAGTCTTCATCTGTACAAGGTCACCACTTGACTATTGAGGGAGATTTAGTTACAATGATTGGACGGATGCCTTCTCAGAACCAAGGGCTTACTTGACATTTGACAAGGAGGGGTAGATACTTGTACAACCACAGGACAATTTCGTTACAGTAATGTCGTAGATCAGCTACCACCACATGCAATAACTCAGCAAGAGATGGAGCTACAAGAGATGATCCTTATGTTGAGCCTCAACAAAGGAGAATGAACAAGTAGGAAGTCCATTTTGCATGttcttttttttcactttttagtcttttttttaattcagtATTTATTCAGTAGTCAGATCCTTGTTCATTTCTGCACTGGCGACCATTCTTTGAATGAATAAAAttattattcattaaaaaaataaaatatgtgaAGTCCTGAGGCCATAGGAGGAATAACCTGAACAATAGTGGAGAGGAACCGATTAAGACTAAGGCTTTATATAATGGCTTCAAGCTGAGGACTTTGAGCTGGCTCAGAATTGAAGTTTCAGACatcttttttattaaaaaataaaagtttccaGTACGTTAAAGGCCAGAAGCCACTCTGGCACAACATCCATGTGGTAAGCGGAACCTTGCAACTCGCAAGACTCAGCCACCTCAGCATCACCCATATCATCCATAACACTCCACTAGGCCACCTCCCTTACAACCTTACATTCCTCCAACCACTCTCCCCTCTACCTCTAGCTCAACCTCCTCCATTGGTGCCATTGAGAATGCAAATGTTCTCACTTCATATCTCCACACCTTAGCCAGCCATGACCCTCCTATGACCACTCTGCCACAAGAACAAGATGAAACTGAAAACTCTGATTCTGATAAGGCTCAAATTCGGTAGACATGCTGTTCAAGTCAACACGTAGTCTTGGTTTCATTTTCATACCAATCTGATCTTCCATGTGGGCAATATATTGCTGAAAATTGTCTGAAAAAGCCAACTCTGTTGGAACTATCTTGAAAAAACAATATGCTTACTTTTCTCCTGTTCCGCTTCATCTCTACCACTTCTCTATTATTCCTATTTCTACACCATTTCCTacatcttctatttcttctctacTATTTCCTATTTTGTAAGAATTTACGTTTGCATCTTATTCTGTGTTGCTTCCATTCTGGCTACCCAAGAGAATGgaacaaaaccctgaaagttCTGAAAATCTCTTTGGAATTTATGTTCTGGATGAATACTGTAGGAAAGTGGGACTCcgagggagacactaatacgatgCGGAACGAGATGACAGCCTGCACTAAGAAAGTTGCTAAGGAGGTACTAGGGGAATCAAAAGGTAATGCCCCTAGGGAAACGTGGTGGTGAGGTGACGAGGTTCAGTCGGCCATTAAACCTAAGAAAGCTAATTATAAGTCTTGGTAAATGACTAAAAAGGTAGAAGATTAAAGAGGCATAAATTTTCCAGAAACGAAGCAAGAGGATTGTTGGgaaagcaaagcaaagcaaagaaatatgaggatctttaTAATAATCTGAACATAAAAGGATAAGGGAAAaaactatctataagatagctaaaatgataGACCTAGACATATTAAAGATGATGATGGTAAAGTACTAACAAGGGATGAGGATTAAGGAGAGATGAAAAACGTATGTATTTCTACAACCTACTTAATGAAGATCCCTCAAGTAATAGGAATCCGAAAGGCACAACTCATCTTGACACCACATGGCGTAGATATATACgcaaaaattagggtgtctgaagaaaaagaagcactaaGAAAGATGATAGTCGGCAAGGCCCCAAggaatttgtggtttatcttgggTCACCAAGCTGTTTAagaagattatgagcacaaagaAAATGTCAAATGAATGGAAGAGAAGCATTGTGGTGCCGATCTACAAAGTTAAGGGGGATATTAAGTGCTgcaatagaactaatgggtcatacaatgaagttatgggagagggttattaaAACCCAGCTGAGAAAGGAAATTACTATttcagagaaccaatttggttttatgcaaCGAAAATCCACGATGAAAGCTATTTTCTtccttaggagactcatggaaagatttttAGAGAGCAGGAAGGATGTCTGTTTAGTCTTTGTTGATCTAGAAAAAGCTtacgacagagtccctagagaatTAATCTGGCCtatcctagagaagagaagggtgtcacGTAAATAAGTGGACATTATTagagatatgtatgatggtgtggtgactagcatTAGTATTGTGGGAGGGTCAAGGTAGCGAATTCCCAATTCCAATGGGGTTACATCAACAATCTACTTAAGCCCTTTTGTTTGCACTAATCATAGATGATTTAATGAGAGGCATACAAGATGAAGTTCCTTGGGAtagctttttgctgatgatattattttagtggatgagacaagagcagggattaacgccaagttggagttatggatatcaacattggaatcaaaaggtcttcaattaagtagaacaaagacggaatATTCAGTGTGTATGTTTAGCCACACTAGGACAGTAAATGAAGTGGTGAATTTGGATGAGAGGGGGATTCCACCAAGTgaatgactattttagatatgtGGGCTCAATCGTAAGCAAAGAAAGGGATATAAAGGATGATGTTACCCAAGGGAataaaataggatggataaagtggagaggtgcatccgagGTGTTGTGTGATCAGTGaatccctttaaagcttaaaggaaaatttatagGACTATCATTCGACGGACTATGAtatatggtgtggaatgttgggcagttaagaagagcaATATAGACaaactaagtgtagcggagacaaggatattgagatggatgtgtggcaagactaggaaggataatTGGGAGTAGCCCCAATTCATGATAAATTAAGTGAGAGTTGTTTGCGGTGGCACGGCCATGATCAACaaaggccttgggatgctccagttTGAAGGAGTGATctaattcagattgaaggtaccaaaagagccaggggcaggcctaaattaaccattggagaagtgatgaggaaagatatgcatagcttaggcctcgtACCAAGTATGACATTGAATAGAAAGAATTGGAGAGCGAGGATCCATgtggccaaccccatttagttgggataaggctatgttgttgttgatgatgatgaatacTATTGGAGAAACCCACCCACCCTCCCACCTCAAATAGGCTACATATGACGGTCCACTAAAAGGGAGGGCCATGTCATGGGAATAGTTTAAGAGTAGCTTGATAGGGAACAGTCAGGATTGAGATCACCAAGAGTCTAGATGGATCAACCATAGCTGAATAGAAGTCTCATCAGCTAGTAAAAGAAGCTGCATTTGATTGAATGGGATGTTTTAATTCACTGGGGGCTGAGCGGTAATTTCGCACGGTCATGTGTTTAGGCGCAGGAACCACGCGACCagttaacattctttttcccattataaatatattaattgaGGCTGTCAATTAGGGTTACACTGATTCTAAAATCAGCGGTTCTCCCTTattctttcttcctccctttctcttctctttcttccattgaCTTGCGCAGGTACTGGTTATTGTTGTTCTGACTTGTTACAGGTTGTGTACGTATTACTTGCATGCTATGATTGTGGCAAGTTCCCTTTTTTATAGAAATAATAAATGTATTTAGATTATTAACCAACTAGCTTCCTTGGAAATTGTTTATAATTGTCACCTGGGAAATGTCCCCGAACCTATACGGCTATACGTAGTTGGTGGATCCATATGATCCAAGTTCCCACGTTCTAAGATTTAACAGTACTCGGTATCAGAATCTTAGGCACTTGTCCACACAAACCCATGCAAAATAGCcaacaaatataaataaaaaaataaaaaatgtatccTTTTCTTTTGCATTTGCATGATAGGAATCAACAGATATCTAATAATTTCACAGCAAATACATTTGGAACAAATGACTGCATCCATCTTTCAGCTTACCAAATCAGACCCCAGACAAAATGTCACATTCCAAGTTCTACCTCCATAGTCAGGCAACACATCACCTTGCACTTACTTCCGATAACACTATTAGACtacaacaattttttttctattaacaGGTTTCTTGATAATTTCTACACCAAAAATAGAAATCTCCTCAGCTCATCGCTTTTCACAGGCACAACTGCAtcccaacctttttttttaacagacCATAttgcacaccaaaaaaaaaaggtatcttTCAATAAGCTAAATCCCACTGCCCACAAATAATGTACTAGCATGATCCCTAAGTAGAAGATTCTCTGCACTATCTAAACAACACAAGCTTCTAAACAAAGCTACAGTTGATAGGCAATCTGAGAAAAATTAGTAAGAACAGCTATTAAAAATTGAGATAGATGCTGCAAATTTTGGTTCCAACCTACCatataacatttttatttttattttttcccaaaCAAACTTGTGATAACCATATCAGTGCCCCAGATTACATGGATCAAATCATTCTAAACTGGAATTTAACCCAAGGTAGTAGATTTCCTAAAACTACTAACCTACCCCCTACCCAACTAAGATAGTGAGCAAAATCAAAGCTTGGAATCTTTGCACAATCTCATGTAAACTTGAATAATGTGCACAACCCCCTGATTTCTTTATAATATTGAAAGAGGTAATCCCCAATGCAAAGTAGACATATTCTCTAGATCAACAGTATCATTGCTCCAAGATAAAGCAACAAAACAGCTTGAAAAAGAATACACAGTCCACTATGATATCTTATGGAATAAGAGTAAAGCAACGTGTCAAGCATGAATAGGGTGAGAGCATAGAAACGGAATAAGGAACCAAGAAACTACAGAAGTACACCCATCAGAACAATTAAGATCCTCTCCCGAGGAGATAAAATCAGAGTATGAACTTATTAACTACATGATACCAACCGTAACAATAAATATTGAGTTCTAAATAAATATTATGGCCATTGAAAGTAACAAGGATATCATCTCTGATGCGATGATTCATGATATGATTATCACTTCTGGTGTGAAAAAGTTCTGCAGGTAGGCCAATTAACAGGAAATAACAGACACAGGCAAAATAAGGTACATGAATGGGATAGCGAAACTGCACAGTGAAGAACAACTGCTAAACTAACAACTAGTATGATTGACAAGTTAGACACAACTCTATCCAGATCCTTGAAAAACATACAGGGAATAGGAGATTGATTGACCAGAAGACTGGAACTCTGAGTAACAAACAGCATTGGTAACAGAGTCCAGTGTTTCTAATCAACAAGATCAACAGTTCAGCATAGCAAATATAGGGCTTGATTGTTTTCCACACAGATGAGAAGTGGAGTTTATCAGCAGATGCCTATTCAAAGAACTTCAGCAGATTTGTCAAATCTATGCCTTTGACTAGCCTACTCAAATGAGAAGCCATTCAGCATAACAACACCCAAAACAATCAGCTATTCAGAAGATCATCAGATTCAACAATAATTGACTAATGTCATTTCATGTTATTGAAATCATAATCAAGGAGAGAGCACGGTGGTAGAATTTTGACATGGCATGCAAAGGGAAGCATGCACTTAGGTTTCGGCTtgacaaaaaagagaagaagggcaTTGAAAGCAGAAAGGAAAAGCATGCAAACAGGATTTTGGATGAGGCCCACAGATAACAAAACAGGTCCATGAATAAGAGGACAATCAGATAGCAAAGACCAAGTCAATTCATAGAGTTTAATGTTTTAACTTTTGCCATTACAAGGAACTAGATTGACTAATCAAAGATTACAGCAAGtccaaaaacataaaagaatcAGCCTTGGGAAGGGAAAATATCTTAAAAACCCTAATATGCAAGGGAGAAGGGAAAGAGTTTCACCTTCTGCTCGTAATGTGCGTATGCATTTTCCACCTGGACAGGAACCAGCGACACCGAGGAGTCATGCAACTGCACCTGGCAGGGCGCATACTTTCCCGCAGCAGCAACCACTTCAACCGCAGCCTTCATCTCAGGAGTCGTCGTGAAATAATCCGATGCCAGAATCTTGTTTAGCCGCTCCCTCAATCCATCATCTACAAATTACATTTTCGATTAGCCATATATCTCTCATACAGCAATTCAGTAAGCTGAGAAATTAGTgacccaaaagaagaaaaaaaaatcacagaagCTTAAAAGAAATGATAGATACAGGTAACTGTCGCTCCCGATTCAATGGGCTGGTCCGAATTGGCGAGCCAATGCTTGGCATGCTCGACGCAGCTACGTAGAGCGTTCTTGTGAGAGAGGCTGGAATGAAGAGGCCGGGAAATCACGAGACTACCAAGCATAGAAATCAAATCCAAGTCCCTTTCCccaagaagatcagtggcatCGTCGGTCACGTAATCGTAGGTCAAGCAGCAGCCACGCTCGTGAGTCCTGGTAAGCATTGTTGACGTGAAATCACTCTGTGGCTTCACATCAAACAAGCAACCGAAGTAGAGAAGCTTCAACAGATCCTCTACGTCGGCATCATCGCGGTCTTCGCTTGATTTATGGGGTTCTTCGCTCTCGTCCTTGCTGTCTTTAATATCCTTAGATGTATCGTCAAAGACGGGGGGAGCAGCAGATACCTGAAGGTGTTGGAGTGCGAGATTGAGCTCCTCTTGAAGAGCGGTGGAGAGAGGCTGCCTAAGCTTCTCGTACTCCTCGATGAGAACGGTGACGGCAGGCTTAGAGCGGAGGACTTCCTCTTGCTCCTTGTTGAGGGCTTTGCCCTGAGCGATACTCTCTTCCATTTGAAGGATTCGGTTGTATTTCTTTTTAAGGTTACGAAGACGCTTGCTCATGAGACTAAGAACTGGACCTTCTGACACTTCTGAGGCCGCCGTGGCCGCCATTGTTGCTGGTACCAACGCTTCTCCCTTCCTCGTTTTTCCTGGATATCTTCGGCTCTTCCCTTTAGTAGTGACAGCGCGGGAAAGGAAAGAGAGTATGTGTTAGGGCCTCAGCAAGATTGGGAGTTGGAACTCTCACATTTACACAGCCATGGAGATTAGGAAATGGCGATGGAAGTGGCGGAGTGATGAAGCGGCGGGGGACTGAGATTTTGGGGGGAGAAAGTGAGTCGAGACGGACCAAGTTACGGAACACTCTTAATTGAAAGGGCAACTTTAATGGcaattcaccccaaaaaaaaaaaaaaactttaatggcaacttgtttttttgggtttttgtcaaatgccccttGAAAATGCCAATTTATCCAAATGTCCCCTTAAAACTTTTATAGTTTCAAATTTCCGCTATTTTCAAAACTTCGTAGCACTTTGGTCTTTTGCCGTTAATTTAAAAAGTTAAGTGTTAATTTCAAgatatctaatgaccaaaatgcctttctaataaaaaataccagaatttaaaaataaaatgaccaaaataccttcatcttctccaaatggtttacGGTGTGAAAccgaaaatcaaaccctaaatcatttggagaagatgaaccctaaaatcaaacctccaacaTTGAAGTTGCAGCCTCCAAAGTTGAAGTTGCAGTGGAGGGCGTATTGATCGACATGACCCTTTCagactgaaaatcaaacctccaaaacaGAAAGGAATTATTTTTcgataaatttttttctttgttatttctggtatttctcctctctttgtCTCTCCTTTCCATCTCGATTTTCCAGAAAATAGAATATAGCTCCTTTAATGGCTTTAGCCAATTGAGAACACAAAAGAATCAAAGGTTCTTGATCTCGACACGCCGTTGGAAGTTCGTCTTGGCCAGAATTCCTGCTTCGAAGGTTTGGATTTTGTTCGTTTCCTTTGCTTACTTCTGGATTCTAGCCTGATACGCGACGCTCTTAGGTTGGGGTATTTTTCTTTCCCACCTCTGCTTCCgctctttttccctcttttacTTG
The nucleotide sequence above comes from Telopea speciosissima isolate NSW1024214 ecotype Mountain lineage chromosome 3, Tspe_v1, whole genome shotgun sequence. Encoded proteins:
- the LOC122657075 gene encoding uncharacterized protein LOC122657075 isoform X2, giving the protein MAATAASEVSEGPVLSLMSKRLRNLKKKYNRILQMEESIAQGKALNKEQEEVLRSKPAVTVLIEEYEKLRQPLSTALQEELNLALQHLQVSAAPPVFDDTSKDIKDSKDESEEPHKSSEDRDDADVEDLLKLLYFGCLFDVKPQSDFTSTMLTRTHERGCCLTYDYVTDDATDLLGERDLDLISMLGSLVISRPLHSSLSHKNALRSCVEHAKHWLANSDQPIESGATVTYDGLRERLNKILASDYFTTTPEMKAAVEVVAAAGKYAPCQVQLHDSSVSLVPVQVENAYAHYEQKDEELANFRGQEPDADQSSPVEELSEDVAEVPNTAEVTSAQQEQKAQAEWDDQSERNMESKEQQYIPRRAYQNQRGGRGGGGGGGGSGSGRRGYANGRGGRSGRGGGGYQNGRNQFYEQPGNYNSKNYNSRGRGSGGHNYNNYGSATHGSYTQADVELGS
- the LOC122657075 gene encoding keratin, type I cytoskeletal 10-like isoform X1, giving the protein MAATAASEVSEGPVLSLMSKRLRNLKKKYNRILQMEESIAQGKALNKEQEEVLRSKPAVTVLIEEYEKLRQPLSTALQEELNLALQHLQVSAAPPVFDDTSKDIKDSKDESEEPHKSSEDRDDADVEDLLKLLYFGCLFDVKPQSDFTSTMLTRTHERGCCLTYDYVTDDATDLLGERDLDLISMLGSLVISRPLHSSLSHKNALRSCVEHAKHWLANSDQPIESGATVTYDGLRERLNKILASDYFTTTPEMKAAVEVVAAAGKYAPCQVQLHDSSVSLVPVQVENAYAHYEQKDEELANFRGQEPDADQSSPVEELSEVDVAEVPNTAEVTSAQQEQKAQAEWDDQSERNMESKEQQYIPRRAYQNQRGGRGGGGGGGGSGSGRRGYANGRGGRSGRGGGGYQNGRNQFYEQPGNYNSKNYNSRGRGSGGHNYNNYGSATHGSYTQADVELGS